In Canis lupus familiaris isolate Mischka breed German Shepherd chromosome 24, alternate assembly UU_Cfam_GSD_1.0, whole genome shotgun sequence, a single genomic region encodes these proteins:
- the DEFB132 gene encoding beta-defensin 132 precursor, with protein sequence MKLLLLVFASFGFLVTPASGGGTSCGRKYPGRCKLHCHSQERSIFICDRYRLCCMKNPIEGITASPVHRAKHPCRKTTESQNVEQQMASTPQPLSSPSIPSTVISS encoded by the exons ATGAAGCTCCTGCTCCTGGTCTTTGCATCCTTTGGATTCCTGGTGACTCcag CCAGCGGGGGCGGGACCAGCTGCGGGCGCAAGTACCCCGGTCGCTGCAAGCTGCACTGCCACTCCCAGGAAAGATCCATATTCATCTGCGACAGGTACCGACTGTGTTGTATGAAAAACCCCATAGAGGGCATCACGGCATCTCCTGTCCACAGAGCTAAGCACCCCTGCAGAAAAACGACAGAAAGCCAAAATGTGGAGCAACAAATGGCTTCAACTCCACAACCACTGTCCTCTCCGAGTATTCCAAGTACTGTCATCTCCTCATAA